The Chitinophagaceae bacterium genome window below encodes:
- a CDS encoding (d)CMP kinase has translation MAKKIIIAIDGWSSCGKSTLAKQLAKELGYIYIDSGAMYRAITLYFLRNHIDWTNDEEVKEALANITLEFLPNLQTGESEIYLNDENVEYVIRDLLVAEKVSDVAAIGLVRTFAVAQQQKMGAGKGIVMDGRDIGTTVFPKAELKIFMTADNMVRVERRFKEMFAKNPNTSIEEVKANLEMRDYIDSHREVSPLRKADDAIVLDNTDLTMKEQFDQALILVKKKI, from the coding sequence ATGGCAAAGAAAATTATTATAGCAATTGATGGCTGGTCGAGCTGTGGCAAAAGCACACTGGCCAAGCAACTGGCAAAAGAACTGGGATATATTTATATTGACAGCGGAGCAATGTATCGGGCAATTACCCTGTATTTTCTGCGCAATCATATCGACTGGACAAATGATGAGGAAGTTAAGGAAGCACTTGCAAACATTACACTTGAATTTCTCCCTAATCTGCAAACAGGTGAGTCTGAAATTTATCTGAATGATGAAAACGTTGAGTATGTGATCCGTGATCTTTTGGTAGCCGAAAAAGTAAGTGATGTAGCCGCAATTGGATTGGTACGGACTTTTGCAGTTGCCCAGCAACAGAAAATGGGAGCCGGCAAAGGAATTGTAATGGATGGCCGTGATATCGGAACAACTGTTTTTCCCAAAGCAGAACTGAAAATATTTATGACTGCAGATAATATGGTTCGTGTAGAACGCAGGTTTAAAGAAATGTTTGCCAAGAATCCAAACACTTCAATTGAGGAAGTGAAAGCAAATCTTGAAATGCGTGACTATATTGACTCTCACCGAGAAGTAAGCCCTCTCAGAAAAGCCGATGATGCGATTGTTTTAGATAACACAGATCTTACAATGAAGGAACAATTTGATCAGGCCCTCATCCTTGTAAAGAAAAAGATTTAA